A section of the Sceloporus undulatus isolate JIND9_A2432 ecotype Alabama chromosome 3, SceUnd_v1.1, whole genome shotgun sequence genome encodes:
- the LOC121925572 gene encoding ADP-ribosylation factor-like protein 14: MGFIHSKQFTVKQAQILMLGLDSAGKSTLLYMLKFNDVFLTLPTIGFNVEMIETGAGISLTVWDVGGQRKMRTVWENHLENTDSLVYVVDSANIQRLEESKKELEIILKNEKIKNVPVVVLANKQDLPGALGAEEITKRLNMKKHCHDRNWYIQPCCAVTGEGLSEAFQKVTSFAKSCMKSKQEAFAIFRQH; this comes from the coding sequence ATGGGCTTTATACATTCTAAACAGTTTACAGTCAAACAAGCCCAGATTCTAATGCTAGGACTTGATTCGGCGGGGAAATCCACTCTCTTGTATATGCTAAAATTTAATGATGTCTTCTTAACTTTACCAACAATTGGATTCAATGTGGAAATGATTGAAACGGGAGCAGGCATTTCCTTAACAGTCTGGGATGTTGGAGGTCAGCGCAAAATGAGGACTGTTTGGGAGAACCACTTGGAAAACACAGACAGCCTGGTCTATGTTGTGGACAGTGCCAACATACAGCGCTTGGAAGAGTCAAAAAAAGAACTGGAGATTATTTTGAAGAATGAAAAGATTAAGAACGTTCCTGTGGTTGTACTAGCAAACAAGCAGGATCTTCCTGGAGCTCTGGGTGCTGAGGAAATAACGAAGAGACTTAACATGAAGAAGCATTGTCATGACCGAAACTGGTACATACAGCCCTGTTGTGCAGTTACaggggaaggcctgtcagaagcaTTCCAGAAAGTGACATCATTTGCAAAATCCTGCATGAAATCTAAACAAGAAGCTTTTGCTATCTTCAGGCAACATTAA